The following are encoded in a window of Sminthopsis crassicaudata isolate SCR6 chromosome 3, ASM4859323v1, whole genome shotgun sequence genomic DNA:
- the LOC141559999 gene encoding E3 ubiquitin-protein ligase TRIM11-like has translation MASFPNLTPSVQEALICPICRKGFTNPVSFECGHTFCQSCLLKSCQENSTPLLCTECGRINQLRAFQANASVGLTATAAPKQRAHCLQDPEGHGKCEVHQEVRKRLCGEHRRPICMACSQCQGPEAPILTGIDKAAEDFRRKLPETVKELCKQREKVARMLQHGKALLEKLQEEAEFQKKNIMHSFQKTFEFLEEEMEECMSNVEKQVRAQVEAQERRIAALVNQNQEFRKRITELEEECIKPDLDLLRNVREIVKRNESVLHQEPQNFCLKRIVCPIPAIIEAISRFKVDITLDPNTAGPGLIVSEDLKSVCRGATQGTSLNPSGGFEDLFLVLATQSFISQRCYWEVQVPGHTSWCLGVCNISSELENFFTLMAVDNGNGHSLYAISKSHLQQKTQQLRYLCTSESAFKVGIFLDFHHGDISFYHVNEKHLIYTFPTISLSGPYKPLFYLGTQGLVNDCSLTICP, from the coding sequence ATGGCTTCTTTCCCAAACTTGACTCCATCTGTCCAGGAGGCACTCATTTGCCCCATCTGCAGGAAGGGTTTCACAAACCCAGTGTCCTTTGAGTGTGGCCACACTTTTTGTCAAAGTTGCCTCCTCAAGAGCTGTCAGGAGAACTCTACCCCTCTCTTGTGCACAGAGTGCGGGAGGATCAACCAGCTGAGGGCTTTCCAAGCCAATGCCAGTGTTGGGCTGACGGCTACTGCTGCCCCAAAGCAGAGAGCCCATTGCTTGCAGGACCCTGAAGGACATGGCAAGTGTGAGGTCCATCAGGAAGTCCGGAAGCGGTTGTGTGGGGAACATCGCCGCCCCATCTGTATGGCCTGCTCTCAGTGCCAGGGGCCTGAGGCTCCCATACTCACTGGGATTGATAAGGCGGCAGAGGACTTCAGGAGGAAACTCCCAGAGACTGTGAAAGAATTGTGCAAGCAAAGGGAGAAAGTTGCACGAATGCTGCAGCATGGGAAGGCCTTATTGGAAAAGTTGCAAGAGGAGGCAGAGtttcaaaagaagaatattaTGCACTCATTCCAGAAAACATTTGAGTTcctggaggaggagatggaggagtgCATGTCAAACGTGGAAAAGCAGGTCAGGGCCCAGGTGGAAGCCCAGGAGAGGAGAATTGCAGCACTAGTCAACCAGAATCAAGAATTCAGGAAGAGAATCACAGAGTTGGAGGAGGAGTGCATAAAACCTGATCTGGATTTGCTGAGGAATGTGAGAGAAATAGTCAAAAGGAATGAATCTGTGCTTCACCAGGAACCACAAAACTTCTGCCTCAAGAGAATTGTGTGTCCCATCCCTGCAATCATAGAAGCAATTTCCCGGTTCAAAGTGGACATCACTCTGGATCCTAACACGGCTGGCCCGGGTCTCATCGTATCTGAAGATCTGAAGAGTGTGTGTAGAGGAGCAACACAAGGGACAAGCCTCAACCCTAGTGGGGGGTTTGAAGATTTGTTTCTGGTTCTTGCTACTCAGTCCTTCATTTCACAGAGATGTTATTGGGAGGTGCAGGTGCCTGGCCACACTTCCTGGTGCCTTGGTGTTTGTAATATATCATCTGAGCTGGAAAACTTTTTTACACTTATGGCTGTTGATAATGGTAATGGCCACTCTCTTTATGCCATATCCAAGTCCCACCTGCAACAAAAAACTCAGCAGTTGAGATACCTCTGCACCAGTGAGTCGGCCTTCAaagttggaattttcttggacTTCCATCATGGAGACATATCATTTTATCATGTAAATGAAAAGCATCTTATTTATACATTCCCCACCATTTCCTTGTCAGGACCTTACAAGCCCCTTTTCTatcttggaacacaaggtctggTAAATGATTGTTCTCTAACAATCTGCCCCTAA